Proteins co-encoded in one Spirosoma endbachense genomic window:
- a CDS encoding FtsW/RodA/SpoVE family cell cycle protein: MALRDWIRTHLKGDRQIWWIVLYLSIMSVLVVYSATGTKAFRELDGNTEIFLLKHGSLLMLGLVCTYFAHRINYIYYARLAKFGLWLSIPLLLWAFFKGSTLNDASRWVTIPIINQTFQPSDLAKLALISSLAAMLAKRQRFMSDPSVLINMIFWIALICSLIVLSNTSTALLLGATCFLLMYIGRVPVRYLAIMVGACIVFGGIGLYLGQRFGTATNRIKSFMDSDTVLYQVEQSYIALANGGLTGQGPGNSHQRNTLPNPFSDFIYAIIVEEYGLLLGGIPVVLAYIWFLWRGIKAIQKTTRPFGGLLSAGLTFSIVFQAFASICVAIGLAPVTGQPLPLLSMGGTSLIFTGLAIGIVLSVSRDEADESKI; the protein is encoded by the coding sequence ATGGCCCTTCGCGACTGGATTCGAACTCATCTTAAAGGCGACCGCCAAATCTGGTGGATTGTCCTCTATTTATCAATTATGAGCGTACTGGTTGTGTATAGCGCAACCGGTACAAAGGCGTTCCGGGAACTGGACGGTAATACCGAGATCTTTCTGCTTAAACACGGATCTCTCTTAATGCTGGGCCTGGTTTGCACCTATTTCGCTCACCGGATCAACTACATTTATTATGCCAGGTTGGCTAAATTTGGTTTGTGGTTATCAATACCATTGCTTCTATGGGCGTTCTTCAAAGGATCGACCCTAAATGATGCGTCGCGCTGGGTCACGATTCCAATTATTAATCAGACGTTTCAGCCATCAGATTTGGCGAAACTGGCGCTGATCTCGAGTCTTGCGGCCATGCTGGCCAAGCGGCAACGGTTCATGAGCGATCCTAGTGTGTTGATCAACATGATTTTCTGGATTGCGCTTATCTGCTCCCTAATCGTACTCTCCAATACATCAACGGCCCTCTTATTAGGTGCAACCTGCTTCCTGCTCATGTATATTGGTCGGGTTCCGGTTCGATATCTGGCTATCATGGTCGGGGCTTGCATTGTATTTGGTGGAATTGGATTATACCTGGGGCAACGGTTTGGAACGGCTACAAACCGGATTAAAAGCTTCATGGATTCCGATACAGTACTCTATCAGGTCGAACAATCCTACATCGCGCTCGCCAATGGTGGACTAACAGGCCAGGGGCCGGGTAATAGCCACCAGCGAAACACGCTGCCAAATCCCTTCTCCGACTTTATTTATGCCATTATCGTTGAAGAGTATGGCCTCTTACTGGGCGGCATTCCAGTTGTGCTGGCGTATATCTGGTTTCTTTGGCGAGGCATTAAAGCAATTCAAAAAACAACACGACCGTTCGGCGGACTTCTGTCCGCAGGCTTAACATTCAGCATTGTTTTTCAGGCTTTTGCCAGTATATGTGTGGCCATTGGTCTGGCTCCCGTTACAGGTCAGCCATTACCCTTACTCAGTATGGGAGGTACATCCTTAATATTTACTGGACTAGCCATTGGCATTGTGTTGAGCGTCAGCCGTGACGAAGCCGATGAAAGTAAAATATAA
- the murG gene encoding undecaprenyldiphospho-muramoylpentapeptide beta-N-acetylglucosaminyltransferase: MRIIISGGGTGGHIYPAIAIANELKAIDPATEILFVGAEGKMEMEKVPRAGYKIVGLPVVGIKRELTLANLAFPFKLGQSFLRAQQIVRDFRPDAAVGVGGYASGPLLLVASMKGIPTLIQEQNSYAGLTNKALARWAKRICVAYPGMDAFFPADKIKLTGNPVRSDIQSADQQTDAGRILFSLESTRPTLLVIGGSQGARTLNESLEAGLQRFVDAGVQVVWQTGPAFIERARTAIAATGSPLIKAYDFIYEMDKAYAVADAVVSRAGALSVSELCLVGRPAILVPLPTAAEDHQTKNAMSLVEQNAALLVNDRTAREELITAALNLLNNPVQRQQLSTEIKTLAKPNAARDIAEEVIKLTK; encoded by the coding sequence ATGAGAATAATCATCAGCGGGGGCGGAACAGGCGGACACATTTATCCGGCTATTGCCATTGCCAACGAATTGAAAGCAATAGATCCGGCTACCGAGATTTTGTTTGTAGGAGCCGAAGGGAAGATGGAGATGGAAAAAGTTCCACGAGCCGGCTATAAGATCGTAGGATTACCTGTTGTCGGTATCAAGCGCGAACTGACGCTGGCTAACCTGGCTTTCCCGTTCAAGCTAGGCCAGAGTTTCCTGCGTGCACAGCAAATTGTCCGCGATTTTCGCCCCGATGCAGCTGTTGGCGTTGGTGGCTATGCCAGCGGCCCCTTACTACTGGTGGCATCAATGAAAGGTATTCCAACGCTAATTCAGGAGCAGAATTCCTATGCCGGGTTAACGAACAAAGCACTGGCACGATGGGCAAAACGAATTTGCGTCGCCTATCCGGGCATGGATGCTTTTTTTCCGGCCGACAAAATCAAATTGACTGGTAATCCGGTACGTAGCGATATTCAATCTGCCGACCAGCAAACTGACGCCGGGCGTATATTATTTAGCCTGGAATCTACCCGGCCAACTCTATTGGTTATTGGCGGTAGTCAGGGCGCGAGAACCCTAAACGAAAGTCTGGAAGCAGGTCTTCAGCGATTTGTTGATGCCGGTGTTCAGGTCGTTTGGCAAACAGGCCCCGCTTTCATCGAACGGGCGCGAACGGCCATTGCAGCCACCGGATCGCCACTGATCAAAGCTTATGATTTCATTTATGAGATGGATAAAGCCTACGCAGTTGCTGATGCGGTGGTGTCAAGAGCGGGTGCTTTGTCCGTATCAGAACTTTGTTTAGTAGGCAGACCGGCTATTCTAGTACCTTTGCCCACGGCTGCTGAAGATCACCAGACAAAAAATGCAATGAGTCTGGTCGAACAGAATGCGGCCTTACTGGTCAATGACCGTACTGCTCGCGAAGAACTCATAACGGCAGCCTTGAATTTATTGAACAATCCAGTGCAACGTCAACAACTGAGTACTGAAATTAAGACACTGGCGAAACCAAATGCTGCCCGTGACATTGCAGAAGAAGTAATAAAACTTACCAAATAA
- the murC gene encoding UDP-N-acetylmuramate--L-alanine ligase — protein MTLDQFKYIYFLGIGGIGMSALARWFGVNGYGVAGYDKTPTALTTALQTEGMAIHFLEDVEQIPVSFRQNPAETLVIYTPAVPKTHQEYIYLTENGFTLQKRSQVLGLLAGQMKTVGVAGTHGKTTTSSMVAHILRHSGVNCAAFLGGITNNYGTNFLLNEPASDLRSVVCVVEADEFDRSFLTLFPHLAIVTSTDADHLDIYGAHDAVLESFGKFVGQIEPAGMLFMKKGLSLADKTKATVRQYSLQEGDYYSQNLKIENASFIFDLVHPEGVISGIELIVPGFHNVENAVAAGAVALKLGVSSEAIRDALNSYLGVRRRFEYVLKTDDAVLIDDYAHHPEEVKAFLSSVKALYPDRELTAIFQPHLFSRTRDFAAGFAESLSLADNVILLDIYPARELPIEGVSSELIFRDIRSKNKRSSTKADLLDVVREMKPPLLVTIGAGDIDQMLPALKSVLKDQ, from the coding sequence ATGACATTAGATCAGTTTAAGTACATTTATTTTCTTGGTATTGGCGGTATCGGCATGAGTGCGCTGGCCCGCTGGTTCGGCGTGAACGGGTATGGTGTAGCCGGTTATGACAAAACCCCTACTGCGCTTACGACCGCACTACAAACCGAAGGTATGGCCATCCATTTTTTGGAGGACGTTGAACAGATACCGGTTTCGTTCCGCCAGAACCCAGCCGAGACGCTTGTCATCTATACGCCAGCCGTGCCAAAAACGCATCAGGAGTACATCTACCTGACCGAAAATGGCTTCACCTTACAGAAACGTTCGCAGGTCCTGGGCCTGTTGGCGGGTCAGATGAAAACTGTCGGGGTAGCAGGAACGCACGGTAAAACGACAACGTCGTCGATGGTGGCTCATATCCTGCGTCATTCGGGCGTAAATTGTGCTGCTTTTCTGGGAGGAATCACCAATAACTACGGTACGAATTTTCTGCTCAATGAACCGGCCAGTGACCTTCGCTCGGTTGTTTGCGTGGTTGAAGCGGATGAGTTCGACCGATCATTTCTGACATTGTTTCCGCATCTGGCAATTGTGACCTCTACCGATGCCGACCATCTGGACATCTACGGTGCGCATGATGCTGTGCTTGAATCATTTGGCAAATTTGTTGGTCAGATTGAGCCGGCCGGAATGTTGTTCATGAAGAAAGGGCTATCGTTAGCTGATAAAACAAAAGCAACGGTTCGGCAGTATTCTCTTCAGGAGGGCGATTATTATAGCCAGAATCTTAAGATCGAAAATGCATCGTTTATATTCGATTTAGTGCATCCCGAAGGCGTTATTTCTGGTATTGAACTGATCGTGCCAGGATTCCATAATGTGGAGAATGCTGTAGCCGCCGGCGCTGTGGCGCTAAAGTTGGGTGTATCGTCAGAGGCAATTCGAGATGCACTGAACAGTTACTTAGGCGTACGTCGGCGGTTTGAGTATGTGCTTAAAACGGATGATGCTGTCCTGATCGATGATTATGCCCACCATCCGGAGGAAGTTAAAGCCTTTTTATCATCGGTTAAAGCATTGTATCCGGATCGCGAGCTAACAGCAATATTTCAGCCACATTTGTTCAGCCGGACCCGCGATTTTGCTGCCGGTTTTGCCGAAAGTTTGTCATTGGCCGATAATGTGATCCTGCTGGATATTTATCCTGCTCGCGAATTACCGATCGAAGGCGTGTCCTCAGAATTGATTTTTCGCGATATTCGGTCTAAAAATAAACGATCAAGTACCAAAGCCGACCTACTCGACGTTGTGCGGGAAATGAAGCCTCCGTTACTTGTTACTATTGGTGCTGGCGATATTGATCAAATGTTACCAGCCTTGAAAAGTGTCTTAAAAGACCAATAG